The following are encoded together in the Chlorocebus sabaeus isolate Y175 chromosome 20, mChlSab1.0.hap1, whole genome shotgun sequence genome:
- the KPRP gene encoding keratinocyte proline-rich protein: MCDQQQIQCCLPLQQCCVKGPSFCSSHSPFAQSQVVVQAPCEMQIVECPAPCPVQVCQVTDQTPCQSQTTQVKCQSKTKQVKGQAPCQSKTTQVKGQATSQSQTPSAQSQVPCQSEVSYVQCEASQPVQTCFVECAPVCYTETCYVECPVQNYVPCPAPQPVQIYGGRPAVCQTQGRFSTQSQYQGSYSSCGPQFQSRAAYNNYTPQFQSRPFYSSCVPQYRSRASFSPCAPQCQTQGSYGSFTEQHRSRSTSRYLPPPRRLQLFPRSCSPPRRFEPCSSSYLPLRPSEGFPNYCTPPRRSEPIYNSRCPRQPISSCSQRRGPKCRIEISSPCCPRQVPPQRCPVEIPPIRRRSRSCGPQPSWGTSCPELRPHVEPRPFPSLCPPRRLDQRPESPLQRCPPPAPRPRLLPEPCISPEPRPRPLPRQRSEPCLYPEPLPAPRPTPRPVPRPRPVQCEIPEPRSHLQPCEHPEPRPRPEPIPLPAPCPSPEPCRQPWHSLSPCWGPNPVPYPGDLGCHESSPHRLDTEAPYCGPSSYNQGQENGAGCGPGDVFPERRGQDGHGDQGNAYAGVKGEAKSAYF; this comes from the coding sequence ATGTGTGACCAGCAGCAGATCCAGTGCTGCCTGCCGCTCCAACAGTGCTGCGTCAAGGGTCCCTCCTTCTGCTCTTCTCACTCCCCCTTTGCCCAGAGCCAAGTGGTGGTTCAAGCCCCTTGTGAGATGCAAATTGTGGAGTGCCCTGCACCATGCCCAGTTCAAGTTTGCCAGGTGACAGACCAGACTCCATGCCAGTCTCAGACCACACAGGTGAAGTGCCAGTCTAAGACCAAGCAGGTGAAAGGCCAGGCTCCATGTCAGTCTAAGACCACCCAGGTGAAGGGCCAGGCTACATCCCAATCTCAAACTCCCTCTGCTCAAAGCCAGGTTCCATGCCAATCTGAGGTGTCCTACGTGCAGTGCGAAGCCTCACAGCCTGTTCAGACTTGTTTCGTAGAATGTGCTCCAGTTTGTTATACAGAAACTTGTTATGTAGAATGCCCAGTCCAGAACTATGTACCCTGTCCAGCTCCTCAGCCTGTCCAGATATATGGAGGGCGTCCTGCAGTGTGCCAGACTCAGGGAAGGTTCTCCACCCAGAGCCAGTATCAAGGCTCCTACAGCAGTTGTGGCCCCCAGTTTCAGTCAAGGGCTGCCTACAACAACTACACCCCCCAGTTCCAGTCGAGGCCTTTCTACAGCAGCTGTGTCCCTCAGTATCGGTCCCGGGCTTCATTTAGCCCCTGCGCGCCCCAATGCCAGACCCAGGGCTCCTATGGGAGCTTCACTGAACAGCACCGCTCTCGGAGCACCAGCCGATACCTTCCTCCTCCTCGGCGGCTGCAGCTTTTTCCCCGCAGCTGTTCCCCACCAAGACGTTTTGAGCCCTGCTCCAGCAGCTACCTGCCATTAAGACCCTCTGAAGGTTTTCCTAACTACTGCACCCCACCCCGCCGTTCTGAACCCATCTATAACAGTCGCTGTCCTCGACAACCCATTTCAAGCTGCTCTCAGAGACGTGGCCCCAAGTGCCGAATCGAGATTTCCTCCCCGTGCTGCCCCAGGCAGGTTCCCCCACAGAGGTGTCCTGTTGAGATTCCTCCCATCAGACGCCGCTCCCGGAGCTGTGGCCCGCAGCCGTCCTGGGGCACCTCCTGCCCCGAGCTGAGGCCACATGTAGAGCCACGTCCGTTCCCAAGCTTGTGTCCACCACGGCGTCTTGACCAGCGTCCAGAGTCACCACTGCAGCGATGTCCACCTCCTGCTCCACGTCCACGTCTGCTCCCAGAACCATGCATAAGTCCAGAACCACGCCCACGTCCTCTACCACGACAACGTTCAGAACCTTGTTTGTATCCGGAACCACTTCCAGCACCACGTCCAACACCGCGGCCAGTTCCCCGTCCTCGCCCAGTGCAGTGTGAGATTCCAGAGCCACGTTCACACCTGCAGCCCTGTGAGCACCCAGAGCCTCGTCCACGGCCAGAGCCAATTCCCCTGCCAGCGCCCTGCCCAAGCCCAGAGCCCTGCAGGCAGCCTTGGCACAGCCTCAGCCCATGTTGGGGCCCAAATCCAGTTCCATACCCAGGAGACCTAGGCTGCCATGAGTCTAGTCCACACCGCCTAGACACCGAAGCTCCCTACTGTGGCCCATCCAGTTATAACCAGGGGCAAGAGAATGGTGCTGGCTGTGGGCCTGGTGATGTGTTTCCAGAGAGGAGGGGTCAGGATGGCCATGGAGACCAAGGCAATGCCTATGCTGGAgtgaaaggggaagcaaagagtgcttatttttaa